A window from Temnothorax longispinosus isolate EJ_2023e chromosome 1, Tlon_JGU_v1, whole genome shotgun sequence encodes these proteins:
- the Sa1 gene encoding cohesin subunit SA-2, whose translation MMHRRGGKRIRMDDPVPPEYETPMTPMTPMNDNSAGDANDYNAYTPYNQASQTPLHNPTPEHYSSESHSSPGTSQQQYQEQAGNFDNQAQFEAPATPAASNMRITRNTRARMRGGVVQQPKYKEVDTDYVPSPSNRGRGGGGRGRNKRAHHTHSLEDEASLYYVIRNNRSSLTTIVDDWIEKYKSNRENALLMLMQFFINASGCKGRITSEMQLTMEHVAIIRKMTEEFDEESGEYPLIMTGQQWKKFRANFCEFVQILVRQCQYSIIYDQFLMDNVISLLTGLSDSQVRAFRHTATLAAMKLMTALVDVALTVSINLDNTQRQYEAERQKAREKRAADRLESLMAKRKELEENMDEIKNMLTYMFKSVFVHRYRDTLPEIRAICMAEIGVWMKKFHQNFLDDSYLKYIGWTLHDKVGEVRLKCLQALQPLYASEELKTKLELFTSKFKDRIVAMTLDKEYDVAVQAVKLVISILKHHREILSDKDCEHVYELVYSSHRAVAQAAGEFLNERLFRLDDEAPVGVKTRRGKKRLPNTPLIRDLVLFFIESELHEHGAYLVDSLIETNQMMKDWECMTDLLLEEAGPDEEALDNQKETSLIELMVCCIKQAATGEAPVGRGPTRKILSVKELKQVHDDKQKLTEHFIQTLPLLLDKYRADPEKLANLLAIPQYFDLDIYTKSRQEMNLESLLNKIHTIVEKMHDTEVLDTAAKTLEHMCVEGHAIFTRCDVARSTLIDSIVNKYKEAIDEYRNLIEGDEEPDEDEIFNVVQSLKKVSIFYACHNMNPWGIWDSLYKDIEDAKDPSKSLPDKAVKYCISACFFAILWGENHLMEAVDSASRGEDECRQLKERLHSFMGSMRHFVSGDSSGTPSPPILREVAYNTICDLLVVFCNQLTTHTNPLLHQLVYEPDQAMQNMLNRFIQEYVFFEEEDEGHDEHSKIEELHKRRNFLAGYCKLIVYNMIPTKAAADVFKHYVKYYNDYGDIIKTTLGKARDINKTNCALTMQQSLNILYNEIMTDKGKVNRNSEEFTAIKELAKRFALSFGLDAVKNREAITALHRAGVLFVITPPDGVEQDPTGPPPNLPFLEILSEFTNKLLKQDKRVVLNFLDRRLQAGMPSSRGEDWQPLLLYRNSLLHGETDQVPVTSKRAYTRRKKDQLAEEEDADEPDEGSDHELAGKQKKKRGPRKNQLPVNKVVITRGPRTNAFYENNDTAQTQASPSAIIEDTSTSPSQDIDNRLKTLQIQSKSRRSQERVEHRELRRTSRNSGRYVEGQYMESDSE comes from the exons ATGATGCACAGACGGGGAGGCAAGCGGATCCGCATGGACGATCCGGTGCCGCCGGAGTACGAGACCCCGATGACGCCGATGACTCCGATGAACGACAATTCCGCCGGGGACGCGAACGACTACAACGCGTACACCCCGTACAATCAGGCGTCTCAGACTCCGCTGCACAATCCCAC tcCGGAGCATTATTCCTCCGAGAGCCACAGTTCGCCGGGCACATCTCAACAGCAATACCAGGAACAGGCGGGAAACTTTGACAATCAGGCGCAATTCGAGGCTCCTGCAACGCCAGCAGCATCTAACATGAGAATCACAAGGAACACTCGTGCAAGGATGCGTG GCGGCGTAGTGCAGCAACCCAAGTACAAAGAAGTCGATACAGACTACGTTCCATCGCCCAGCAACAGAGGTAGAGGAGGCGGTGGACGAGGACGTAACAAAAGAGCACATCATACGCACAGTTTGGAAGATGAAGCTAGtctttattacgttattagaaataatcGGTCTTCGCTCACT ACTATTGTTGACGACTGGATAGAAAAGTACAAAAGCAACAGGGAGAACGCGCTGCTCATGTTGATGCAGTTTTTCATCAATGCGAGCGGTTGCAAAGGTCGCATCACTTCCGAAATGCAACTGACCATGGAACATGTGGCAATTATTCGCAAGATGACTGAGGAATTCGATGAG GAAAGTGGCGAATATCCGTTAATAATGACAGGACAGCAGTGGAAAAAGTTCCGTGCAAACTTTTGTGAATTCGTCCAAATTCTCGTTCGACAATGTCAATATTCGATTATCTATGATCAGTTTCTAATGGATAACGTTATTTCTTTACTAACTGGACTGTCGGATTCACAAGTGAGGGCGTTTAGACATACTGCAACGCTTGCCG cTATGAAATTAATGACAGCTTTGGTAGATGTTGCATTGACTGTATCCATAAATTTGGACAATACGCAACGGCAGTATGAAGCCGAGAGACAAAAGGCTCGAGAGAAAAGGGCGGCAGACAGATTGGAGTCTTTGATGGCGAAGCGAAAGGAATTGGAAGAGAACATGGATGAGATAAAGAACATGCTTACATATATGTTTAAGTCTGTTTTTGTCCATAGGTATAGGGATACCTTGCCGGAAATACGCGCAATTTGTATGGCAGAGATCGGAGTCTGGATGAAGAAATTCCACCAAAATTTCTTAGATGATTcctatttgaaatatattg GCTGGACTTTGCATGATAAAGTTGGAGAAGTTAGACTTAAATGCTTGCAGGCGTTACAACCATTGTACGCCTCAGAGGAATTAAAAACGAAGCTCGAGCTGTTCACAAGCAAGTTCAAGGACAGAATCGTCGCGATGACGTTGGACAAGGAATATGATGTAGCGGTGCAGGCTGTGAAACTTGTTATTTCGATCTTGAAGCATCACAGAGAGATCCTCAGTGATAAAGACTGCGAACACGTGTACGAACTTGTTTATTCTTCGCATCGTGCGGTCGCGCAGGCCGCCGGTGAATTTCTGAATGAACGTTTATTCCGTCTAGATGACGAAGCCCCAGTCGGTGTTAAGACCAGACGCGGCAAGAAACGATTGCCGAATACGCCACTTATACGCGATCTTGTTTTGTTCTTCATCGAATCCGAATTACACGAGCACGGAGCGTATCTCGTTGATTCTCTAATTGAAACTAATCAAATGATGAAGGATTGGGAGTGCATGACGGATCTCTTATTAGAGGAAGCTGGTCCCGACGAGGAAGCGTTGGACAATCAGAAAGAAACGTCTCTCATTGAATTGATGGTGTGTTGCATAAAACAAGCTGCTACGGGCGAAGCACCGGTCGGTCGTGGACCCACTCGAAAAATTCTGTCGGTGAAAGAACTTAAACAAGTTCACGATGATAAGCAAAAATTGACGGAACATTTTATTCAAACGTTACCACTGTTACTCGATAAGTATAGGGCAGATCCTGAAAAATTGGCGAATTTACTCGCAATCCCGCAATATTTCGATTTGGATATTTACACAAAATCTAGACAAGAAATGAATTTAGaatctcttttaaataaaatccacACGATCGTAGAAAAAATGCACGATACCGAAGTTTTGGATACGGCGGCTAAAACCTTAGAACATATGTGTGTGGAAGGTCATGCTATTTTTACCAG ATGTGATGTCGCTCGTTCAACTTTAATCGATTccattgtaaataaatacaaagaagCGATTGATGAATATAGGAATTTGATTGAGGGAGACGAGGAACCGGACGAAGATGAGATATTTAACGTTGTCCAATCACTTAAAAAAGTTTCCATCTTTTATGCCTGTCACAATATGAATCCATGGGGCATATGGGATTCGTTGTACAAGGATATTGAGGATGCAAAGGATCCTTCAAA ATCCTTACCGGACAAAGCAGTTAAGTACTGCATAAGCGCATGCTTCTTCGCCATTTTGTGGGGCGAAAATCATTTGATGGAAGCTGTGGACTCGGCCAGTCGTGGCGAGGACGAATGCCGGCAGTTGAAGGAACGACTGCATTCATTTATGGGTTCAATGCGCCATTTCGTCAGCGGCGATAGTAGCGGCACG CCATCGCCGCCGATCTTGAGGGAAGTTGCGTACAACACAATATGCGATTTGTTGGTTGTATTCTGCAATCAACTGACTACGCATACTAATCCCTTGTTGCATCAGTTAGTGTACGAGCCGGACCAAGCAATGCAAAACATGCTCAATAGATTTATACAAGAGTATGTTTTCTTCGAAGAAGAGGATG aAGGGCATGATGAACACTCTAAAATCGAAGAGCTGCATAAACGAAGAAATTTCTTAGCTGGCTATTGCAAGTTAATTGTATACAATATGATCCCCACGAAAGCTGCAGCGGATGTGTTCAAGCATTACGTCAAATATTACAACGATTACGGCGATATTATTAAGACCACGTTAGGGAAAGCAAGAGATATCAATAAAACGAATTGTGCGCTAACGATGCAACAAagcttaaatattttgtacaacgAGATAATGACCGATAAGGGCAAGGTCAACAGAAACAGTGAAGAATTCACCGCGATAAAG GAACTTGCGAAACGATTTGCTTTATCCTTTGGTTTGGACGCCGTGAAAAATCGCGAAGCAATTACGGCCTTACACCGTGCAGGAGTGTTATTCGTCATCACTCCTCCAGATGGTGTCGAACAGGATCCCACAGGCCCCCCACCGAATTTACCGTTCCTTGAGATATTGTCCGAATTCACAAATAAGCTTCTCAAACAGGATAAACGTGTAGT ACTCAACTTTCTGGATAGACGGTTACAAGCTGGAATGCCGTCTTCACGAGGGGAAGATTGGCAGCCTTTACTATTGTACAGAAATAGTTTATTACATGGTGAAACTGATCAAGTGCCAGTTACAAGTAAACGAGCTTATACAAGACGCAAGAAAGATCAATTAGCAg AGGAAGAGGATGCTGATGAACCTGATGAAGGTTCTGATCACGAACTTGCTGG